In Lysobacter firmicutimachus, one genomic interval encodes:
- a CDS encoding 3-hydroxyacyl-CoA dehydrogenase/enoyl-CoA hydratase family protein: protein MSNQLLVRRAAVLGAGVMGAQIAAHLTNAGVDTVLFDLAAKEGDPNGVVAKAIANLTKLSPAPLASKALAERLTAANYDTGLEQLRDCDLVIEAIAERMDWKQDLYKKIAAYVPAHAVLASNTSGLGINKLAEVLPEELRHRFLGVHFFNPPRYMHLAELIPAKTTDAAVLEGLETFLTTTLGKGVVIAKDTPNFIGNRIGVFSMLAAMHHTEQFGLGFDTVDALTGPAIGRPKSATFRTADVVGLDTMAHVIKTMADTLPDDPWHAYFQAPKWLSALIGKGALGQKTGAGVYTKKGKDILVLDLKAQDYRASAGELDADVAGLLKEKDPAKKFAALRASQHPQAQFLWAVFRDSFHYSAFHLESIADTARDVDFAMRWGYGWSLGPFETWQAAGWKQVAEWIAEDIVAGKAMASAPLPNWVFDGRDGVHDAKGSYSPGRNAQVPRSSNPVYARQRFPDALLGEKFSQGRTVYENDGIRLWADEGDDIAVISFKTKMHTVNDHVLNGIQEAIAIAEKQFKGVVIWQPKEPFSAGADLSGALGLLQAGDIKGFEAMVANFQATSQRIKYALVPVVAAVRGLALGGGCEFQMHAARSVFALESYIGLVEAGVGLLPAGGGLKEFAVRASEAAGPGGDVFAQLKTAFESVAMGKVSTSAFEARELKLARDGDAVVFNAFELLHVAKAQARALAESGYRPPLPARRIQVAGDVGIATFKMLLVNMLEGRFISPHDYEIASRIATVICGGEIDRGSLVDEEWLLKLEREHFVALAQMPKTQERIAHMLKTGKPLRN, encoded by the coding sequence ATGTCCAACCAATTGCTAGTCCGTCGCGCCGCGGTCCTCGGCGCCGGCGTCATGGGCGCCCAGATCGCCGCGCACCTCACCAACGCCGGCGTCGACACGGTCCTGTTCGACCTCGCCGCGAAGGAAGGCGACCCGAACGGGGTGGTCGCCAAGGCCATCGCCAACCTGACCAAGCTGAGCCCGGCGCCGCTGGCGAGCAAGGCTCTGGCCGAGCGCCTGACCGCCGCCAACTACGACACCGGCCTGGAACAGCTGCGCGACTGCGACCTGGTCATCGAGGCGATCGCCGAACGCATGGACTGGAAGCAGGACCTGTACAAGAAGATCGCCGCCTACGTGCCGGCGCATGCGGTGCTGGCCTCCAACACCTCCGGCCTGGGCATCAACAAGCTCGCCGAGGTGCTGCCGGAAGAGCTGCGCCACCGCTTCCTCGGCGTGCACTTCTTCAACCCGCCGCGCTACATGCACCTGGCCGAGCTGATCCCGGCCAAGACCACCGACGCGGCCGTGCTGGAGGGCCTGGAAACCTTCCTGACCACCACCCTGGGCAAGGGCGTGGTGATCGCCAAGGACACCCCGAACTTCATCGGCAACCGCATCGGCGTGTTCTCGATGCTGGCGGCGATGCACCACACCGAGCAGTTCGGCCTGGGCTTCGACACCGTCGACGCGCTGACCGGCCCGGCGATCGGCCGGCCGAAGTCGGCGACCTTCCGCACCGCCGACGTGGTCGGCCTGGACACCATGGCCCATGTCATCAAGACCATGGCCGACACCCTGCCCGACGACCCGTGGCACGCCTATTTCCAAGCGCCGAAGTGGCTGTCGGCGCTGATCGGCAAGGGCGCGCTGGGCCAGAAGACCGGCGCCGGCGTGTACACCAAGAAGGGCAAGGACATTCTGGTCCTGGACCTGAAGGCGCAGGACTACCGCGCTTCGGCCGGCGAACTCGACGCCGACGTGGCTGGCCTGCTCAAGGAAAAGGACCCGGCCAAGAAGTTCGCCGCGCTGCGCGCCAGCCAGCACCCGCAGGCGCAGTTCCTGTGGGCGGTGTTCCGCGACAGCTTCCACTACAGCGCCTTCCATCTGGAATCGATCGCCGACACCGCGCGCGACGTCGACTTCGCCATGCGCTGGGGCTACGGCTGGTCGCTGGGCCCGTTCGAGACCTGGCAGGCCGCCGGCTGGAAGCAGGTCGCCGAGTGGATCGCCGAAGACATCGTCGCCGGCAAGGCCATGGCCAGTGCGCCGCTGCCGAACTGGGTGTTCGACGGCCGCGACGGCGTGCACGACGCCAAGGGCAGCTACAGCCCGGGCCGCAACGCGCAGGTGCCGCGCTCGTCCAACCCGGTCTACGCCCGCCAGCGCTTCCCCGACGCCCTGCTCGGCGAGAAGTTCTCGCAGGGCCGCACCGTGTACGAGAACGACGGCATCCGCCTGTGGGCCGACGAAGGCGACGACATCGCCGTGATCAGCTTCAAGACCAAGATGCACACGGTCAACGATCACGTGCTCAACGGCATCCAGGAAGCCATCGCCATCGCCGAGAAGCAGTTCAAGGGCGTGGTGATCTGGCAGCCGAAGGAGCCGTTCTCGGCCGGCGCCGACCTGTCCGGCGCGCTCGGCCTGCTGCAGGCCGGCGACATCAAGGGCTTCGAGGCCATGGTCGCCAACTTCCAGGCCACCAGCCAGCGGATCAAGTACGCGCTGGTGCCGGTGGTCGCGGCGGTGCGCGGCCTGGCCCTGGGCGGCGGCTGCGAGTTCCAGATGCATGCCGCGCGCAGCGTGTTCGCGCTGGAAAGCTATATCGGCCTGGTCGAAGCCGGCGTCGGCCTGCTGCCGGCCGGCGGCGGCCTGAAGGAATTCGCGGTGCGCGCCTCCGAGGCCGCCGGTCCGGGCGGCGACGTGTTCGCCCAGCTCAAGACCGCGTTCGAGAGCGTGGCCATGGGCAAGGTCTCGACCTCGGCCTTCGAAGCGCGCGAACTCAAGCTCGCCCGCGACGGCGACGCGGTGGTGTTCAACGCCTTCGAGCTGCTGCACGTGGCCAAGGCCCAGGCCCGCGCCCTGGCCGAGAGCGGCTACCGCCCGCCGCTGCCGGCACGCCGCATCCAGGTCGCCGGCGACGTCGGCATCGCCACCTTCAAGATGCTGCTGGTCAACATGCTGGAAGGCCGCTTCATCTCGCCGCACGACTATGAGATCGCCAGCCGCATCGCCACCGTGATCTGCGGCGGCGAGATCGACCGCGGCTCGCTGGTCGACGAGGAATGGCTGCTCAAGCTCGAACGCGAACACTTCGTCGCCCTGGCGCAGATGCCGAAGACGCAGGAACGCATCGCGCACATGCTCAAGACCGGCAAGCCTCTGCGGAATTGA
- a CDS encoding TetR/AcrR family transcriptional regulator, which yields MSSTAHFSTKDRILGAAEELFAQFGFTGTSLRQVTSRADVNIAAVNYHFGSKENLVNEVFRRRMDEMTGQRMNALKAAVAEHPGELEPILAAFVEPALALAQDRNGGGAFVRVIARAYAEKNDSLRKFLSDHYGHVLREFAKAIAGAVPGLSKEELYWRLDFLAGALTYAMADFGLIKRPAGVTEQAHRERAARELIRFAAAGFKS from the coding sequence ATGTCCAGCACCGCCCATTTCTCGACCAAGGACCGCATCCTCGGCGCCGCCGAAGAGCTGTTCGCCCAGTTCGGCTTCACCGGCACCTCGCTGCGCCAGGTCACCAGCCGCGCCGACGTCAACATCGCCGCGGTCAATTACCACTTCGGCAGCAAGGAAAACCTGGTCAACGAGGTATTCCGCCGGCGCATGGACGAAATGACCGGCCAGCGCATGAACGCGCTCAAGGCCGCGGTCGCCGAACACCCGGGCGAGTTGGAGCCGATCCTGGCCGCCTTCGTCGAACCGGCCCTGGCCCTGGCCCAGGACCGCAACGGCGGCGGCGCCTTCGTGCGGGTCATCGCCCGCGCCTACGCCGAGAAGAACGACAGCCTGCGCAAGTTCCTGTCCGACCACTACGGCCACGTCCTGCGCGAGTTCGCCAAGGCCATCGCCGGCGCGGTGCCGGGGCTGAGCAAGGAAGAGCTGTACTGGCGCCTGGACTTCCTGGCCGGCGCGCTGACCTACGCCATGGCCGATTTCGGCCTGATCAAGCGACCCGCCGGTGTCACCGAACAGGCGCACCGTGAACGCGCCGCGCGCGAACTGATCCGTTTCGCCGCCGCCGGCTTCAAGAGCTGA
- the ndk gene encoding nucleoside-diphosphate kinase, whose amino-acid sequence MALERTLSIIKPDAVAKNVVGEIYTRFEKAGLKVVAAKMKHLSKQEAEGFYAVHRERPFFAALVEFMISGPVMVQVLQGEGAVLKNRELMGATNPKDAAPGTIRADFADSIDANAVHGSDSLENAAIEIAYFFPATDVYPR is encoded by the coding sequence ATGGCGCTGGAGCGCACCCTGTCCATCATCAAGCCCGACGCCGTTGCCAAGAACGTGGTCGGCGAGATCTACACCCGTTTCGAGAAGGCCGGCCTCAAGGTCGTCGCCGCCAAGATGAAGCACCTCTCGAAGCAGGAGGCCGAAGGCTTCTACGCCGTGCACCGCGAGCGTCCGTTCTTCGCCGCCCTGGTCGAGTTCATGATCAGCGGCCCGGTGATGGTCCAGGTCCTGCAGGGCGAGGGCGCGGTGCTCAAGAACCGCGAGCTGATGGGCGCCACCAATCCGAAGGACGCCGCGCCGGGCACGATCCGCGCCGACTTCGCCGACAGCATCGACGCCAACGCCGTGCACGGCTCGGACAGCCTGGAGAACGCCGCGATCGAAATCGCGTACTTCTTCCCGGCCACCGACGTGTACCCGCGCTGA
- the rlmN gene encoding 23S rRNA (adenine(2503)-C(2))-methyltransferase RlmN — translation MPDNGKTNLFDLDRTRLEDFFEQTLGEKRYRAHQVMKWIHHRYVTDFNDMTDLGKALRAKLEAHAQVRAPMVVFDKPSADGTHKWLLGMDTKNAIEAVYIPDKGRGTLCVSSQVGCALNCQFCSTATQGFNRNLSTAEIIGQVWVAARHLGNVPHQQRKLTNVVMMGMGEPLANFDNVVRAMSIMRDDLGYGLANKRVTLSTAGMVPMIDKLGEVSDVSLAVSLHAPNDELRSELVPLNKKYPIAELMESCVRYALRKRGTSVTFEYTLMKGVNDQPTHARQLVRLLRQFDNAVQMKDAAKVNLIPFNPFPGTRFERPDDAAIRAFQKLLNEAGMIAPVRRTRGDDIDAACGQLKGQVMDRTRRQAEFRKQLQAQGLDKDIGDAAA, via the coding sequence GTGCCGGACAACGGCAAGACCAACCTGTTCGATCTCGACCGCACCCGGCTCGAGGACTTCTTCGAGCAGACCCTGGGCGAGAAGCGCTACCGCGCGCACCAGGTGATGAAGTGGATCCACCACCGCTACGTCACCGACTTCAACGACATGACCGACCTGGGCAAGGCGCTGCGCGCCAAGCTCGAAGCGCATGCGCAAGTGCGCGCGCCGATGGTCGTGTTCGACAAGCCTTCCGCCGACGGCACCCACAAGTGGCTGCTCGGCATGGACACCAAGAACGCCATCGAGGCGGTCTACATCCCCGACAAGGGCCGCGGCACGCTGTGCGTGTCCTCGCAGGTCGGCTGCGCGTTGAACTGCCAGTTCTGCTCGACCGCGACCCAGGGCTTCAACCGCAACCTGTCCACCGCCGAGATCATCGGCCAGGTGTGGGTCGCGGCGCGCCACCTCGGCAACGTCCCGCACCAGCAGCGCAAGCTCACCAACGTGGTGATGATGGGCATGGGCGAGCCGCTGGCGAACTTCGACAACGTGGTGCGCGCGATGAGCATCATGCGCGACGACCTCGGCTACGGCCTGGCCAACAAGCGCGTGACCCTGTCGACCGCCGGCATGGTGCCGATGATCGACAAGCTCGGCGAGGTCAGCGACGTGTCGCTGGCGGTGTCGCTGCACGCGCCCAACGACGAGCTGCGCAGCGAACTGGTGCCGCTCAACAAGAAGTACCCGATCGCCGAGCTGATGGAGTCCTGCGTGCGCTACGCGCTGCGCAAGCGCGGCACCTCGGTGACCTTCGAGTACACCCTGATGAAGGGCGTCAACGATCAGCCGACGCACGCGCGGCAACTGGTCCGCCTGCTGCGCCAGTTCGACAACGCGGTGCAGATGAAGGACGCGGCCAAGGTCAACCTGATCCCGTTCAATCCTTTCCCCGGCACCCGCTTCGAGCGCCCGGACGACGCGGCCATCCGCGCCTTCCAGAAGCTGCTCAACGAGGCCGGCATGATCGCGCCGGTGCGCCGTACCCGCGGCGACGACATCGACGCGGCCTGCGGCCAGCTCAAGGGCCAGGTCATGGACCGGACCCGGCGCCAGGCCGAGTTCCGCAAACAACTGCAGGCCCAGGGCCTGGATAAGGACATCGGCGATGCCGCAGCCTGA
- the pilW gene encoding type IV pilus biogenesis/stability protein PilW has product MPQPESPRRAPATAAATAGRALRTAFLLALAAFAVGGCNRLTFVKPNMERKGFTQTSIDYEVGDKREFSGARAAAGPIQAAQRYLSLGERDKAAAELKQAVKLDPKSAEAYSLMALMAEQAGDNAKAGGYYRKAAELAPDRGAALNNYGVWLCANGRASEAMGWFDRTLADPRYPTPAVALANSGACADQIGQGERADRDLRLALSLDPNSAMALSAMAKRQLRLGHAFEARAFSERRLALQPVSAEALMTASQIEEKLGDTAAAARYVQRLRAEFPDAQGSGLGDGGR; this is encoded by the coding sequence ATGCCGCAGCCTGAGTCTCCCCGCCGCGCGCCCGCGACTGCCGCCGCGACGGCGGGGCGGGCACTGCGCACGGCGTTCCTGTTGGCCCTGGCGGCGTTCGCCGTCGGCGGCTGCAACCGGCTGACCTTCGTCAAGCCGAACATGGAGCGCAAGGGCTTCACTCAGACTTCGATCGATTACGAAGTGGGCGACAAGCGCGAGTTTTCCGGCGCGCGCGCCGCCGCCGGCCCGATCCAGGCCGCGCAGCGCTACCTCTCGCTCGGCGAGCGCGACAAGGCCGCGGCCGAGCTCAAGCAGGCGGTCAAGCTCGATCCCAAGTCGGCCGAGGCCTACAGCCTGATGGCGTTGATGGCCGAGCAGGCCGGCGACAACGCCAAGGCCGGCGGCTACTACCGCAAGGCCGCCGAGCTGGCGCCCGATCGCGGCGCCGCGCTCAACAACTACGGCGTCTGGCTGTGCGCCAACGGCCGCGCCAGCGAAGCGATGGGCTGGTTCGACCGTACCCTGGCCGACCCGCGCTATCCGACGCCCGCGGTGGCATTGGCCAACAGCGGCGCCTGCGCCGATCAGATCGGCCAGGGCGAGCGCGCCGACCGCGACCTGCGTTTGGCGCTGAGCCTGGACCCGAACAGCGCGATGGCGTTGAGCGCGATGGCCAAGCGCCAGTTGCGCCTGGGCCATGCCTTCGAAGCGCGCGCATTTTCTGAACGCCGGCTGGCGCTCCAGCCGGTTTCGGCTGAAGCGCTGATGACTGCGTCACAGATCGAAGAAAAACTCGGCGACACGGCTGCCGCCGCGAGATACGTTCAGCGACTGAGGGCGGAGTTCCCTGACGCGCAGGGCTCCGGATTGGGGGATGGCGGTAGGTGA
- a CDS encoding helix-turn-helix domain-containing protein produces the protein MQSNEFAPDVGGSCGARLKQARIAAGLSIEDVATRLRMPARVVQSLETDDVARLGAPVFVRGQLRSYARLVGIDLEDQLAATPLASTAPSELVSHTHTPRYRRVFEQTTRRAIYIVLTAAIAVPVVIATRPHLGNQVAVQSLEMPAMPAGADAAQAQHPATAQAPQRTPLIASIAPLPAAVPAQKTLTLNFTGESWIQVRSGDGRVLDEGTVQAGQTRSYELAEIGYVKLGNVPGVEVRKAGEAVDLAPFSRGSVARFTLSSDGSLAPASN, from the coding sequence ATGCAGTCGAACGAATTCGCGCCTGACGTCGGCGGAAGCTGCGGCGCGCGTCTGAAACAGGCCCGTATCGCAGCGGGGCTGTCCATCGAGGACGTCGCGACGCGCTTGAGGATGCCGGCCCGCGTGGTGCAATCGCTGGAAACCGACGACGTCGCCCGACTCGGCGCGCCGGTGTTCGTGCGCGGCCAGCTGCGCAGCTACGCACGCCTGGTCGGCATCGACCTGGAAGACCAGCTCGCCGCGACTCCGCTGGCGTCGACCGCGCCGTCCGAACTCGTCAGCCACACCCACACCCCGCGCTATCGCCGGGTGTTCGAGCAAACCACCCGCCGCGCCATCTATATCGTGCTGACCGCGGCGATCGCGGTGCCGGTGGTGATTGCGACCCGTCCGCACCTGGGCAACCAGGTCGCGGTGCAGTCGCTGGAAATGCCGGCCATGCCGGCCGGTGCCGACGCCGCCCAGGCGCAGCATCCGGCCACGGCGCAGGCGCCGCAGCGCACGCCGCTGATCGCCTCGATCGCGCCCTTGCCCGCGGCAGTGCCGGCGCAGAAGACCCTGACCCTGAACTTCACCGGCGAAAGCTGGATCCAGGTGCGCAGCGGCGACGGCCGGGTGCTCGACGAGGGCACCGTGCAGGCCGGCCAGACCCGTAGCTACGAACTCGCCGAGATCGGCTACGTGAAGCTCGGCAACGTGCCGGGCGTGGAAGTGCGCAAGGCGGGCGAGGCGGTCGATCTGGCTCCGTTCAGCCGCGGAAGCGTGGCCCGCTTTACGCTATCCTCTGACGGTTCCCTCGCGCCGGCCTCGAACTGA
- a CDS encoding YfgM family protein: MAIDDLLDEHEQSERVLAWLRANGAALIGGVALGLAAIGGWKWWGNHQLEQHTRTANQFQTAVDAIEAKDKTAAAKVKALPAGMYQTLAALDLAKNQIEAGQRDAAVATLKAIKTDDAAVAEIVNQRLARLLIDAKQPAEALKLLAKSQSPMAIEVRGDAQFALGKAELARTEYSAALAKLDAESPRRRLLELKLTEAGGTPVKPEAKS; the protein is encoded by the coding sequence ATGGCAATTGACGATCTGCTCGACGAACACGAACAAAGCGAACGCGTACTGGCCTGGCTGCGCGCGAACGGCGCGGCCCTGATCGGCGGCGTCGCCCTCGGCCTGGCCGCGATCGGCGGCTGGAAGTGGTGGGGCAACCACCAGCTCGAACAGCACACGCGCACCGCCAACCAGTTCCAGACCGCGGTCGACGCGATCGAAGCCAAGGACAAGACCGCGGCCGCCAAGGTCAAGGCGCTGCCGGCGGGCATGTACCAGACCCTGGCGGCGCTGGACCTGGCCAAGAACCAGATCGAAGCCGGTCAGCGCGATGCCGCCGTCGCCACCTTGAAGGCGATCAAGACCGACGACGCCGCCGTCGCCGAGATCGTCAACCAGCGCCTGGCGCGGTTGCTGATCGACGCCAAGCAGCCGGCCGAAGCGCTCAAGCTGCTGGCCAAGTCGCAGTCGCCGATGGCGATCGAAGTCCGCGGCGACGCCCAGTTCGCGCTCGGCAAGGCCGAGCTGGCGCGCACCGAATACAGCGCCGCCCTGGCCAAGCTCGACGCCGAATCGCCGCGTCGCCGCCTGCTCGAACTCAAGCTCACCGAAGCCGGCGGCACGCCGGTCAAGCCCGAGGCCAAGTCTTGA
- the bamB gene encoding outer membrane protein assembly factor BamB produces the protein MKYVNAGGSPSFSPARNVARFAAVALCAVALSGCSTVKGWFGGGKKDDGKPNEPTELTDITPSVKVDKIWSVNAGKGEDRIGVRQGPAVADGRVYAAAIKGGVHAYDLQTGKEVWHYVPKREDKDKKDKDIRLSGGPGAGDGLVVIGGLDGEVIALDAATGAEKWKAKVSNEVIAAPTIGLGMVFVRSNDGRVTAFDAASGERRWFWSHEVPMLSVRGNASPTLGPGYVFVGNDDGTLNALAANDGRPTWDAPVALPEGRSELDRMADVDGAPVLEGAVLYATSFKKRTVAIDAPSGRPIWVSDHGGVGRLGVGSDRLIVADPTGLVFGLDKASGSALWQQPSLARRNLSGAAVQGDYAVVGDYDGYIHWLKLDTGEFAARARVGGKALRANPVVVDGVLVVQNVEGELTAFKLQ, from the coding sequence ATGAAGTACGTTAATGCGGGTGGTTCGCCGTCGTTTTCCCCGGCTCGTAACGTCGCCCGCTTCGCCGCCGTCGCCTTGTGCGCGGTGGCGTTGAGCGGCTGCTCGACGGTCAAGGGCTGGTTCGGCGGCGGCAAGAAGGACGACGGCAAGCCCAATGAGCCGACCGAGCTCACCGACATCACGCCCAGCGTCAAGGTCGACAAGATCTGGTCGGTCAACGCCGGCAAGGGCGAAGACCGGATCGGCGTGCGCCAGGGCCCGGCCGTGGCCGACGGCCGCGTCTACGCTGCGGCGATCAAGGGCGGCGTGCACGCCTACGACCTGCAGACCGGCAAGGAAGTCTGGCACTACGTGCCCAAGCGCGAAGACAAGGACAAGAAGGACAAGGACATCCGTCTGTCCGGCGGCCCCGGCGCGGGCGACGGCCTGGTCGTGATCGGCGGCCTGGACGGCGAAGTGATCGCGCTCGACGCGGCCACCGGCGCCGAAAAGTGGAAGGCCAAGGTCTCCAACGAGGTCATCGCCGCGCCGACGATCGGCCTGGGCATGGTGTTCGTGCGTTCCAACGACGGCCGCGTCACCGCCTTCGACGCCGCCAGCGGCGAACGCCGCTGGTTCTGGAGCCATGAAGTGCCGATGCTGTCGGTGCGCGGCAACGCCTCGCCGACCCTGGGCCCGGGCTACGTTTTCGTCGGCAACGACGACGGCACCCTCAACGCGCTGGCCGCCAACGACGGCCGCCCGACCTGGGACGCGCCGGTGGCGCTGCCGGAAGGCCGCAGCGAACTGGACCGCATGGCCGACGTCGACGGCGCCCCGGTGCTGGAAGGCGCGGTCCTTTACGCCACCAGCTTCAAGAAGCGCACCGTCGCCATCGACGCGCCCAGCGGCCGCCCGATCTGGGTCAGCGACCACGGCGGCGTCGGCCGTCTCGGCGTCGGCAGCGACCGCCTGATCGTGGCCGATCCGACCGGCCTGGTGTTCGGCCTCGACAAGGCCAGCGGCAGCGCCCTGTGGCAGCAGCCCTCCCTGGCGCGCCGCAACCTGTCCGGCGCCGCGGTGCAGGGCGACTACGCGGTGGTCGGCGACTACGACGGCTACATTCACTGGCTCAAGCTCGACACTGGCGAATTCGCCGCCCGTGCCCGGGTCGGCGGCAAGGCCCTGCGCGCCAACCCGGTCGTCGTCGACGGCGTGCTGGTGGTGCAGAACGTCGAAGGCGAGCTGACGGCGTTCAAGTTGCAGTAA
- the der gene encoding ribosome biogenesis GTPase Der, whose product MLPLVALVGRPNVGKSTLFNALTRSRDALVHDEPGVTRDRHYGVCRPEGQRPFAVVDTGGIAGEDEGLAGATARQARAAAEEADLVLFVVDGREGASALDDEILAWLRKTARPTLLVVNKTDGIDAREAINDFARYGIRDAIAVSSAHRQGLDELLSEVLGRLPEEGSATELDNDPARIRVAFIGRPNVGKSTLVNRLLGEERMIASDVPGTTRDSVAIDMERDGRLYRLVDTAGVRRKSKVEEAVEKFSIIKTLQAIEQCQVAVVMLDAGEGVTDQDASVLGYALDSGRALVIAVNKWDGQTEYQRQQTENLLRRKLAFVEWAEPVRISAKHGSGLRELFAAIHRAHASATTEIGTSEVTKALEIAYESNPPPVVRGHVAKLRFAHPAGTNPPTFVVHGTRLRTLADSYKRYLENFFRKRFKLVGTPVRFVFKDSSNPYEGKKNVLTERQVAKKRRLIRHVKRGK is encoded by the coding sequence ATGCTCCCGCTCGTCGCCCTCGTTGGCCGGCCCAACGTCGGAAAATCCACCTTGTTCAATGCGCTGACGCGCAGCCGCGACGCGCTCGTCCACGACGAGCCGGGGGTGACCCGCGATCGCCACTACGGCGTGTGCCGGCCGGAGGGCCAGCGCCCGTTCGCGGTGGTCGACACCGGCGGCATCGCCGGCGAGGACGAGGGCTTGGCCGGCGCGACCGCGCGCCAGGCGCGCGCCGCGGCCGAGGAAGCCGATCTGGTCCTGTTCGTGGTCGACGGACGCGAGGGCGCCTCGGCGCTGGACGACGAGATCCTGGCCTGGCTGCGCAAGACCGCGCGGCCGACCCTGCTGGTGGTCAACAAGACCGACGGCATCGACGCGCGCGAGGCGATCAACGACTTCGCCCGCTACGGCATCCGCGACGCGATCGCGGTGTCCTCGGCACACCGGCAGGGCTTGGACGAGCTGTTGAGCGAAGTGCTGGGCCGCCTGCCCGAGGAAGGCAGCGCGACCGAACTCGACAACGACCCCGCGCGCATCCGCGTCGCCTTCATCGGCCGCCCCAACGTCGGCAAGTCGACCCTGGTCAACCGCCTGCTCGGCGAGGAGCGGATGATCGCTTCCGACGTGCCGGGCACCACCCGCGACTCGGTCGCGATCGACATGGAGCGCGACGGCCGCCTGTACCGGCTGGTCGACACCGCCGGCGTGCGGCGCAAGTCCAAGGTCGAGGAGGCGGTGGAGAAGTTCTCGATCATCAAGACCCTGCAGGCGATCGAGCAGTGCCAGGTCGCGGTGGTCATGCTCGACGCCGGCGAAGGCGTCACCGACCAGGACGCCAGCGTGCTCGGCTACGCGCTCGACTCCGGCCGCGCGCTGGTGATCGCGGTCAACAAGTGGGACGGGCAGACCGAGTACCAGCGCCAGCAGACCGAGAACCTGCTGCGCCGCAAGCTGGCCTTCGTCGAATGGGCCGAGCCGGTGCGGATCAGCGCCAAACACGGCTCCGGCCTGCGCGAGCTGTTCGCCGCGATCCATCGCGCGCACGCCTCGGCGACCACCGAGATCGGCACCAGCGAAGTGACCAAGGCCCTGGAAATCGCCTACGAAAGCAATCCGCCGCCGGTGGTGCGCGGGCACGTGGCCAAGCTGCGCTTCGCCCATCCGGCCGGCACCAATCCGCCGACCTTCGTCGTCCACGGCACCCGCCTGCGCACCCTGGCCGACAGCTACAAGCGTTATCTGGAGAACTTCTTCCGCAAGCGCTTCAAGCTGGTCGGCACGCCGGTGCGGTTCGTGTTCAAGGACAGCAGCAACCCGTACGAAGGCAAGAAGAACGTGCTGACCGAGCGCCAGGTGGCGAAGAAGCGGCGTCTGATCCGCCACGTCAAGCGCGGCAAGTAA
- the mobA gene encoding molybdenum cofactor guanylyltransferase, with translation MPIERSELTLGILAGGRASRLGGLDKAWLQREGEAQVLRLVRRFRDRVGAVRISANRDPGRYAAHGLSAVRDNLSDVGPFGGLEALAAACTTPWLFTLPVDAVDAGPELLPALIAAQDGQGAYAIDDDGVQPLFALWPAAPLRQALAQAADAQRWAVRELQTGLGMAALRLDGLRFGNLNTPDDLAAAGFVPGLGD, from the coding sequence ATGCCGATCGAGCGTTCCGAACTGACCCTGGGCATCCTTGCCGGCGGCCGCGCCAGCCGGCTCGGCGGGCTGGACAAGGCGTGGCTGCAGCGCGAGGGCGAAGCCCAGGTGCTGCGTCTGGTGCGGCGTTTCCGCGACCGGGTCGGGGCGGTGCGGATCAGCGCCAATCGCGATCCGGGGCGCTATGCCGCGCACGGCCTGAGCGCAGTGCGCGACAACCTGAGCGACGTCGGCCCGTTCGGCGGCCTGGAGGCCTTGGCGGCCGCCTGCACGACGCCTTGGCTGTTCACTCTGCCGGTCGACGCCGTCGATGCCGGGCCGGAGTTGCTGCCGGCGCTGATCGCGGCGCAGGACGGGCAGGGCGCCTATGCGATCGACGACGACGGCGTGCAGCCGCTGTTCGCGCTGTGGCCGGCGGCGCCGCTGCGCCAGGCGCTGGCGCAGGCGGCCGACGCTCAGCGTTGGGCGGTGCGAGAGTTGCAGACCGGACTCGGCATGGCCGCGTTGCGCCTGGATGGCCTACGCTTCGGCAACCTCAACACGCCCGACGACCTGGCCGCGGCCGGTTTCGTCCCCGGTCTGGGCGATTGA